A genomic segment from Janthinobacterium sp. 64 encodes:
- a CDS encoding DUF2169 family type VI secretion system accessory protein — protein sequence MNDAGTAHFNIPNLLFDNRTPHAASQFDMVDQFGEAFHVVVARMGYTLGPCGADGLASLLPMARQSPLATEDRHLDGDTLAGTVQESDFAPYKPRCDVIVNGVAHAPRGQAMPQFLVNLKVRSEKKTLIDKTLQVCGERAFRKKTVLTRLAQGCARIATVGLLRPNPWQLSTPEAFLQLPLHYAYAYGGQCRIEADDCNAAKHDSCQANPLGRGFARHWYLDVKQIDAVPAPRITPPSQPCTAAQFWQGAGGKDLPAPAGLAVIGRGWLPRRALAGSIVVKEKWDTDEVPALPEDFDFAYWNSTPPDQQCPYLAGREQFTLTNLCRHDHPSARIDQRGNTVLHFALPEQVLCLLLADKNDQLLVWRLAIDTVLIDPEAASVELVWRAIVPADAGQVASRLLHLMEPAQIARIELLEQAQEALSEAAKQGKKS from the coding sequence ATGAACGACGCCGGCACAGCCCATTTCAACATCCCCAACCTGCTCTTCGACAACCGCACGCCGCACGCGGCCAGCCAGTTCGACATGGTCGACCAGTTTGGCGAGGCCTTTCATGTGGTGGTAGCGCGCATGGGTTACACCTTGGGTCCCTGCGGCGCGGACGGCCTGGCCAGCCTGCTGCCCATGGCGCGCCAGTCGCCGCTGGCCACGGAGGACCGGCACCTGGACGGCGACACGCTGGCGGGCACGGTGCAGGAAAGCGATTTCGCGCCCTATAAACCGCGCTGCGACGTGATCGTCAATGGCGTGGCGCATGCGCCGCGCGGCCAGGCGATGCCGCAATTTCTCGTCAACCTGAAGGTGCGATCGGAAAAGAAAACCCTGATCGACAAGACCCTGCAAGTATGCGGCGAGCGCGCCTTCCGCAAGAAAACCGTCCTCACGCGCCTGGCGCAAGGCTGCGCCCGCATCGCCACCGTGGGCTTGCTGCGGCCCAATCCGTGGCAGCTATCCACACCGGAAGCGTTCCTGCAACTGCCGCTGCACTACGCCTACGCATATGGCGGCCAATGCCGCATCGAGGCCGATGACTGCAACGCGGCGAAGCACGACTCTTGCCAGGCCAATCCGCTGGGACGGGGTTTTGCGCGGCACTGGTACCTGGACGTGAAACAGATCGATGCGGTGCCCGCACCCCGCATCACACCGCCATCGCAGCCGTGTACGGCCGCCCAGTTCTGGCAAGGCGCCGGCGGCAAGGACTTGCCGGCGCCGGCGGGGCTGGCCGTTATCGGCCGTGGCTGGCTGCCGCGCCGCGCGCTGGCCGGCAGTATCGTCGTCAAGGAAAAATGGGATACCGACGAAGTCCCTGCCCTGCCGGAAGACTTCGATTTCGCGTACTGGAACAGCACGCCGCCCGACCAGCAATGTCCGTACCTGGCGGGACGGGAGCAATTTACGCTGACCAACCTGTGCCGCCACGACCATCCCTCGGCCCGCATCGACCAGCGCGGCAACACCGTGCTGCACTTCGCCTTGCCTGAACAAGTACTGTGCCTGCTGCTGGCAGACAAGAACGACCAGTTGCTCGTCTGGCGCCTGGCCATCGATACGGTACTGATCGATCCCGAGGCGGCCAGCGTGGAACTGGTGTGGCGCGCCATCGTGCCGGCCGACGCGGGCCAGGTCGCCTCGCGCCTGCTGCACCTGATGGAACCGGCGCAGATCGCCCGCATCGAACTGCTGGAACAGGCGCAGGAAGCGCTCAGCGAAGCCGCCAAGCAAGGCAAAAAATCATGA
- a CDS encoding type VI secretion system Vgr family protein: MSQFPDTTAAWTALTGDMQGQRLLRLYFPHGDGPAGIQFLANSLAASESLSRDFSYVVEALSDNAAIALDKVMGKMVTIELVREDGSLRYFNGYVFEFRFLRTDGGFAFYEMVLEPWLSHLHLRQNNVAFHGLTVAALTDKVFDDYLMRDYKLAASGLDPAITYTCQHNESDHNLLHRHWEQLGWHYRYEHRLDGHTLWLDDDSTTGKPIDGESSAMPFQHQAGSLEDDGVHQWRTVRRMAPAQMTVASFNFKNPRSARASRDSLNRQGAVPSLEVYENTGSYGFKNIDDGEALAQRRMEEVDAQGQLFEAQGNDRTAQPGRWFTLDGHFDSAAGEYLILSVHHYASNNYQQGHGATSHYSNTFTCIPRATPWRPGRNFHSREPKIYGVQTATVVGPPGEEIHTDGYGRVKVQFHWDRLGTFDDKSSPWIRVISNWAGPNFGHISLPRVGMEVAVQFLDGNVAMPIIIGCVYNARNMPPWELPANKTQSGMLSRSSKKGSSAHANALRFEDRKDAEELWLHAEKDQRIEVEHDESHWVGNDRRKTIDRDETVHVKRDRTETVDHDEDITVHNNRRERVDHDEHIDIGDNRREHVGGNEQVQIDGHRSERVTLAKDETIGLAKVLTIGAAYQTTVIGAMNTTVVLAQAEQVGLTKSVIVGADSTLTATDSHTMTVGTSSITITPGRIELVADEIIIRGRSKVQIHGDDIDNNPG; the protein is encoded by the coding sequence ATGAGCCAGTTCCCCGATACGACAGCGGCATGGACGGCATTAACGGGCGACATGCAGGGCCAGCGCCTGCTGCGCCTGTACTTTCCGCATGGCGACGGCCCCGCCGGCATCCAGTTCCTGGCCAACAGCCTGGCCGCCAGCGAAAGCCTGTCGCGCGACTTTTCCTATGTGGTGGAAGCACTGTCCGACAACGCCGCCATCGCGCTCGACAAGGTGATGGGCAAGATGGTGACCATCGAACTGGTGCGCGAAGACGGCAGCTTGCGCTACTTCAATGGTTACGTGTTCGAGTTCCGCTTCCTGCGCACGGACGGCGGCTTCGCCTTCTATGAAATGGTGCTGGAGCCCTGGCTGTCGCACCTGCACTTGCGGCAAAACAATGTCGCCTTCCACGGCTTGACGGTGGCTGCGCTGACGGACAAGGTCTTCGATGACTACCTGATGCGCGACTATAAGCTGGCCGCCAGCGGCCTGGATCCCGCCATCACCTACACGTGCCAGCACAACGAAAGCGACCACAACCTGCTGCACCGCCATTGGGAACAGCTGGGCTGGCACTACCGCTACGAACACCGCCTTGACGGCCACACCTTGTGGCTGGACGACGACAGCACTACCGGCAAGCCCATCGATGGAGAATCGAGCGCCATGCCCTTCCAGCACCAGGCCGGTTCCCTGGAGGACGATGGCGTGCATCAATGGCGCACGGTGCGGCGCATGGCCCCAGCCCAGATGACGGTGGCCAGTTTCAACTTCAAGAATCCGCGCAGCGCCCGCGCCAGCCGCGACTCGCTGAACCGGCAAGGCGCCGTGCCGTCCCTGGAAGTGTATGAAAACACGGGCAGCTACGGTTTTAAAAACATCGACGATGGCGAAGCCCTGGCCCAGCGCCGCATGGAAGAGGTTGACGCACAGGGCCAGCTGTTCGAGGCGCAGGGCAATGACCGCACGGCGCAGCCGGGACGCTGGTTCACCCTGGACGGGCATTTCGACAGCGCAGCTGGCGAATACCTGATCCTGTCCGTGCACCACTACGCCAGCAATAACTATCAGCAAGGGCACGGCGCCACCTCGCACTACAGCAACACATTTACGTGCATCCCGCGCGCCACTCCCTGGCGCCCCGGCCGCAATTTTCATAGCCGCGAACCGAAGATCTACGGCGTGCAGACGGCCACCGTCGTCGGGCCGCCCGGCGAGGAAATCCATACGGACGGTTATGGTCGGGTGAAGGTGCAATTCCACTGGGACCGCCTGGGCACCTTCGACGACAAAAGTTCGCCATGGATAAGAGTGATATCGAACTGGGCCGGGCCGAATTTCGGCCACATCAGCCTGCCCCGGGTGGGCATGGAAGTGGCCGTGCAATTTCTCGACGGTAACGTCGCCATGCCCATCATCATCGGCTGCGTCTACAACGCGCGCAATATGCCGCCATGGGAGCTACCGGCCAACAAGACGCAAAGCGGCATGCTGAGCCGCTCCTCAAAAAAAGGTTCCTCCGCGCACGCCAATGCCCTGCGCTTCGAAGACCGCAAGGATGCGGAAGAGCTATGGCTGCATGCGGAAAAAGACCAGCGCATCGAAGTCGAGCACGACGAGTCGCACTGGGTCGGCAATGACCGGCGCAAAACCATCGACCGCGATGAAACGGTGCACGTCAAGCGCGACCGCACGGAAACAGTGGACCACGATGAAGACATCACCGTACACAACAACCGCCGTGAGCGCGTCGACCATGACGAACACATCGACATCGGCGACAACCGCCGCGAACATGTGGGCGGCAACGAGCAGGTGCAAATTGACGGCCACCGTTCGGAACGGGTGACCCTGGCCAAGGACGAAACGATCGGCCTGGCCAAGGTGCTGACCATCGGCGCCGCCTACCAGACCACCGTCATCGGCGCCATGAACACCACCGTGGTGCTGGCGCAGGCCGAGCAAGTCGGCCTGACGAAAAGCGTCATCGTCGGGGCCGACAGCACGCTCACGGCCACCGATTCGCACACGATGACGGTAGGCACATCCAGCATCACCATCACGCCGGGGCGCATCGAACTGGTTGCCGATGAAATCATCATCCGCGGCAGGTCGAAGGTGCAGATCCATGGCGACGACATCGACAACAATCCGGGCTGA
- a CDS encoding PAAR-like domain-containing protein, translating to MTNETVTKASRFYCVSLSPDMCKTPVGSSTPPIPYSIIGEFAEAQNASPNVKSHSEPVILHQRSIIPTVKGDAAGKAGGIKSGTVGKQVDTKVASAIHRANGANLVQMGREVWMNSRNTVGKIYERGGEAAKPVLKELKAAIREAAQDYKDHGSKSMHGAAEDLVDAGGTVLTGSAVLGVAGVGVAATGVGLPAAAAMETAAATGAVVGTATVATGTAMKASATVLDQAADYVLTGKTPDLLNTASDIVMNAAGTLLQTAVFSKIPGGKILSKFLGKKAAPTINKVKDKLVGKKPDKPPPKLDKPPPKNGGDDGKSRGKKEPKSEPPSDCCPKDSGPAKKPVKGRKPVHFGTGQEILYQTDFALERSIPIAWTRCYRSGAECEDWGLLGARWSTPYTTSLSLCNAGIVYHDDSGRALRLPGLEPGQQHDSRKEGFTLTRDSADTFTVLWRDGSVDRYARADGGWLPHGYDGVNAMLAPSAPVATQRFALMRSEGRDGRGISIERLIDAKPGAVLLRLRSDDGSVLEAMRGAEETAIHIGSIDEVLPDGSRLCHVRYAYAVETNNAQPPFAPRHNLVSQSNVLGDTRRYTYRHHLLTSCSSYTGFSYELEWISLDALRARWSASPLSEQELAQHYPISLANSYQARAIATRAQDGSEHTRIDYVDNDTSRVTENGGVLEYTFDANWLVTEVRRVIDGKAICLGRREWDRDGMLLADIDANGTAIRHTYDDKGNLISSTDALGNRYSIGYDEYNQPIVITDALGYSSRRIYDDSGRLLSETNVLGQTTSYRHDAHGQLIEVIDAKGGHQYLHYNGKGQFVRHTDCSGYSNRYHYDKQGRLSAIFDAQEHAMYYGYDALGRLNSIMSPNGEGELFHYDADGNLLSYLDAAGHETRYQYNGQGLPVQRTDAIGQTLHYRYDSALQLIELINAKDETYHLTYHAEGWLASEIGFDGKLTEYSYDRTGNLTASQSGNQRTDFMRDVLGRLSATTTADGTTRHAYDALGRLTAVSSPQAEQRYLYDALGQLIEERSACFLQTLPAAGRLPNDPRLPNASFVMTHAYDELGNRIYTVLPNGRRIDTLRYGSGHWHGVMWHGRTIVDVERDSLHREKLRRLGNSGLTSTRLYDRQQRLAQMTLVRGINAPSPLRERRFHYDTSGNMTTISQTGHTENGPLGNLHYTYDPIGQVLSAAQPGLVERFSFDPAGNLIVPRTDGSNSVVKGNRLEQFGDIQYSYDEHGNTTRKRKRPPGKPSQWSDLELHYDAENRINHTCKTAYLTRYHAEYFYDAFSRRIAKRVRHEKWSNKQNIETDAAASTTTTTTFFVWDSDAILQEINQQDTITYLYEPDSFVPLANVVSIEGGHARSKSLPTVDICNFPGNTEAKKTQSDFISQEISSKKLLIQDTQLVELGANDNIRHYNCDHLGTPRELIDEQGLLVWAGRYKAWGRLFQVDVGISSQPLRFQGQYEDEETGLYYNRSRFYDSDTAIYLTQDTIGLVGGINIYRYAEGNPVNNTDPKGLAAGRLPPQPKPKPGIPQKPIPEQVPPPPPGRPSCDMVFKLCLAACVKRCPGPAVVKAGICGISCIIVFLTCKNSND from the coding sequence ATGACGAATGAAACCGTCACCAAAGCCTCGCGCTTCTATTGCGTCAGCCTCAGCCCCGACATGTGCAAGACGCCCGTCGGCTCCAGCACGCCCCCTATTCCCTACAGCATCATCGGTGAGTTTGCGGAGGCACAGAACGCTTCGCCCAACGTCAAGTCGCACAGCGAACCCGTCATCCTCCACCAGCGCAGCATCATTCCCACCGTCAAGGGCGACGCGGCCGGCAAGGCGGGCGGCATCAAGAGCGGCACCGTCGGCAAGCAGGTCGACACCAAGGTCGCCAGCGCCATCCACCGCGCCAATGGCGCCAATCTGGTGCAGATGGGGCGCGAAGTGTGGATGAATTCGCGCAATACCGTGGGCAAGATTTATGAACGGGGTGGGGAGGCGGCCAAGCCCGTGCTCAAGGAACTGAAGGCGGCGATACGGGAAGCGGCACAAGACTACAAAGATCATGGTTCGAAGAGCATGCATGGCGCCGCCGAAGACCTCGTGGATGCGGGTGGCACCGTCCTGACAGGCAGCGCCGTGCTGGGAGTCGCCGGAGTGGGCGTGGCGGCAACCGGCGTTGGCCTGCCGGCAGCTGCCGCGATGGAAACAGCGGCAGCAACCGGCGCAGTTGTCGGCACGGCGACCGTTGCGACAGGCACGGCAATGAAAGCATCGGCCACGGTACTCGACCAGGCGGCCGACTATGTATTGACAGGCAAGACCCCTGATTTACTCAATACGGCCTCGGACATCGTCATGAATGCGGCAGGCACATTACTGCAAACGGCAGTGTTCAGCAAGATTCCCGGCGGAAAAATACTGAGCAAGTTCCTCGGCAAAAAGGCTGCGCCGACCATCAACAAGGTCAAGGACAAGCTGGTCGGCAAAAAGCCGGACAAGCCGCCCCCAAAACTCGACAAACCTCCCCCAAAAAACGGCGGCGACGACGGCAAGAGCCGTGGCAAGAAAGAACCGAAATCGGAGCCGCCGTCCGACTGCTGCCCCAAGGATAGCGGGCCCGCCAAAAAGCCCGTCAAGGGCCGCAAGCCCGTGCATTTCGGCACGGGGCAGGAAATTCTGTACCAGACGGATTTCGCGCTCGAACGCAGCATCCCCATCGCCTGGACGCGCTGCTACCGCTCCGGCGCCGAATGCGAAGACTGGGGCTTACTGGGCGCGCGCTGGTCCACGCCCTACACCACCAGCCTGTCGCTGTGCAATGCCGGCATCGTCTACCACGACGACAGCGGCCGCGCCCTGCGCCTGCCGGGCCTGGAACCGGGCCAGCAGCACGACAGCCGCAAGGAAGGTTTTACGTTGACGCGCGACAGCGCCGACACTTTTACCGTGCTGTGGCGCGACGGCAGCGTCGACCGCTACGCGCGCGCTGATGGCGGCTGGCTGCCGCACGGCTACGACGGCGTCAACGCCATGCTGGCCCCGTCCGCTCCCGTCGCCACGCAACGCTTTGCACTCATGCGTAGCGAAGGGCGCGATGGGCGCGGCATCAGCATCGAACGGTTGATCGATGCAAAACCGGGCGCAGTGCTGCTGCGCCTGCGCAGCGACGATGGCAGCGTGCTCGAAGCCATGCGCGGAGCTGAGGAAACGGCCATCCACATCGGCAGCATCGACGAGGTATTGCCCGACGGCAGCCGACTCTGCCACGTCCGCTACGCCTATGCCGTTGAGACGAACAACGCCCAGCCACCCTTCGCGCCCCGCCACAACCTGGTCAGCCAGTCGAATGTGCTGGGCGACACGCGCCGCTACACCTATCGCCATCACCTGCTCACGTCGTGCAGCAGCTACACGGGTTTTAGTTACGAGCTGGAATGGATCAGCCTGGACGCGCTGCGCGCCCGCTGGAGCGCTTCCCCATTGAGCGAACAGGAACTGGCGCAGCACTATCCCATCAGCTTGGCCAACAGTTACCAGGCGCGCGCCATCGCCACGCGCGCCCAAGATGGCAGCGAGCACACGCGCATCGATTACGTGGACAACGACACCAGCCGCGTCACGGAAAACGGCGGCGTCCTCGAATACACATTCGACGCCAACTGGCTGGTCACCGAGGTACGCCGCGTGATCGATGGCAAGGCTATCTGTCTGGGCCGGCGCGAATGGGACCGCGATGGCATGCTGCTGGCCGATATCGACGCCAACGGCACCGCTATCCGTCATACGTACGATGATAAAGGAAATCTCATAAGCAGTACTGATGCGCTCGGAAACCGCTACAGCATCGGCTATGACGAATACAACCAGCCGATTGTCATCACCGATGCACTGGGGTACAGCAGCCGGCGTATCTATGACGACAGTGGCCGGCTGCTGTCTGAAACCAACGTGCTGGGCCAAACCACTAGCTATCGCCACGACGCGCATGGCCAACTGATCGAAGTTATCGATGCCAAAGGTGGCCATCAGTATCTGCATTACAACGGCAAAGGACAATTTGTACGTCACACCGATTGTTCAGGCTACAGCAACCGCTACCACTACGACAAGCAAGGCCGGTTGAGCGCGATATTCGACGCTCAAGAACACGCCATGTATTATGGCTACGATGCTCTCGGCCGCCTGAACAGCATCATGAGCCCAAACGGCGAAGGCGAGCTATTCCACTACGACGCCGACGGCAACCTGCTCAGCTATCTGGATGCCGCTGGTCACGAAACACGCTACCAGTACAATGGCCAGGGTTTGCCGGTGCAACGCACGGATGCCATCGGCCAGACACTGCACTATCGGTATGACAGCGCGCTACAGCTTATCGAACTGATCAATGCCAAGGACGAGACCTATCATCTGACCTACCATGCCGAAGGCTGGCTGGCCTCTGAAATTGGTTTTGACGGCAAGCTGACCGAATACAGCTATGACCGTACTGGCAACCTGACTGCCAGCCAGAGCGGAAATCAGCGCACCGACTTTATGCGCGATGTGCTTGGCCGCCTATCAGCCACGACCACAGCCGATGGCACCACGCGCCACGCTTATGACGCCCTGGGACGCCTAACCGCCGTGTCGTCGCCGCAAGCCGAGCAACGCTATCTTTATGATGCGCTTGGTCAACTGATCGAAGAACGCAGCGCCTGCTTCCTACAAACGCTACCGGCCGCCGGCCGCTTGCCGAACGATCCGCGCCTGCCCAACGCCAGCTTCGTTATGACGCACGCCTACGATGAACTGGGCAACCGTATCTACACTGTTTTGCCCAATGGTCGCCGCATCGATACCTTGCGATACGGTTCTGGTCACTGGCACGGTGTAATGTGGCACGGCCGCACAATAGTCGATGTCGAACGCGACAGCCTGCACCGTGAAAAGTTGCGCCGCCTGGGAAACAGCGGCCTGACCTCCACGCGCCTGTACGACCGCCAGCAGCGGCTAGCACAGATGACGCTGGTGCGCGGTATCAATGCCCCCTCACCTTTGCGTGAGCGCCGGTTTCACTACGACACATCCGGCAACATGACCACCATCTCCCAAACCGGTCATACGGAAAACGGCCCGCTCGGCAATCTGCACTACACCTACGACCCTATAGGGCAAGTGCTCTCTGCCGCACAGCCAGGGCTTGTAGAACGGTTTTCCTTCGATCCGGCTGGCAACTTGATCGTGCCAAGAACCGATGGGTCAAATAGCGTCGTCAAGGGCAACCGCCTAGAGCAATTCGGCGATATCCAATATAGCTACGACGAACATGGCAACACTACTCGCAAACGCAAGCGGCCGCCCGGCAAACCATCGCAATGGAGCGACCTGGAGTTGCACTACGACGCAGAAAATCGCATTAACCATACGTGCAAAACCGCATATCTGACGCGCTACCATGCCGAATACTTTTATGACGCCTTCAGCCGCCGCATCGCCAAACGCGTCCGGCACGAAAAATGGAGCAACAAACAAAACATCGAAACCGATGCGGCTGCGAGCACCACCACCACCACGACGTTTTTTGTGTGGGACAGCGACGCAATTCTGCAGGAAATAAACCAGCAAGATACGATCACATATCTTTATGAGCCAGATAGTTTTGTTCCATTGGCAAACGTTGTATCTATCGAAGGTGGCCATGCAAGATCGAAATCTTTACCAACAGTTGATATCTGTAATTTCCCCGGCAATACTGAGGCGAAAAAAACACAATCAGATTTTATCTCACAAGAAATATCTAGCAAAAAATTACTTATCCAAGATACGCAGCTAGTTGAGCTGGGTGCTAACGACAATATTCGCCACTACAACTGTGATCATTTGGGCACGCCACGTGAACTGATTGACGAACAAGGGCTATTGGTTTGGGCTGGGAGATACAAGGCTTGGGGAAGACTCTTCCAAGTGGATGTTGGGATAAGTAGTCAACCTTTAAGATTTCAAGGACAATACGAAGATGAAGAGACAGGACTATATTATAACCGATCAAGATTCTACGACTCGGACACTGCAATATATTTAACTCAAGACACCATAGGCCTGGTCGGCGGAATTAACATTTACCGCTATGCTGAAGGCAATCCTGTCAACAATACTGATCCGAAAGGCTTAGCCGCAGGTCGATTACCACCGCAGCCGAAACCGAAACCAGGTATTCCACAAAAGCCCATTCCAGAACAGGTACCTCCTCCACCTCCTGGCAGACCATCGTGTGATATGGTCTTTAAACTTTGTCTAGCAGCATGCGTAAAGAGATGTCCGGGACCAGCTGTTGTTAAAGCTGGAATTTGCGGCATAAGCTGCATTATTGTATTTTTAACCTGCAAAAACTCAAACGACTAA
- the tssG gene encoding type VI secretion system baseplate subunit TssG gives MPGTQRRRHPSVIQQLLDAPQRFECFQALRLLLAWLAEHGIDEHAALAKIMRFDNSISLRFPASQIEALTTNGIADADALLQALLSGQLQHIHLTPAFMGLLGGQGSLPSHYSERIAAHQHGERDTSARAFLDLFSSRAVTLFYQAWQKYRIEQAGHSGAFLSRLLALAACQPGQGQDQYQAATGLYSGLLQQRNISSIVMARILADHFGVPCHIDEATGGMDVLAPREQTALGMANAVLGQRATIGERCRRPDLAVRLRLGPLTAQQHASFLPRAPGSEALRHMLMLFGQPLVRYEIVLVLRASEVRGLALTTAPQGGLGCNSFLGDAASPRDRDDMHYEMQLMPSLKD, from the coding sequence ATGCCCGGAACGCAGCGCCGACGCCACCCCAGCGTGATCCAGCAATTGCTCGACGCGCCGCAGCGCTTCGAGTGCTTCCAGGCGCTACGCCTGCTGCTGGCGTGGCTGGCCGAACACGGCATCGATGAGCACGCGGCGCTGGCAAAGATCATGCGCTTCGACAACAGCATCTCGCTGCGCTTTCCCGCCAGCCAGATCGAGGCGCTCACGACAAACGGCATCGCTGATGCCGATGCCTTGCTGCAAGCGCTGCTGTCGGGTCAGTTACAACATATCCACCTCACGCCCGCCTTCATGGGCTTGCTGGGCGGCCAGGGCAGCTTGCCCAGCCACTATTCGGAACGCATCGCCGCGCACCAGCATGGCGAGCGCGACACCAGCGCGCGCGCTTTTCTCGATCTGTTTTCCAGCCGTGCCGTCACCCTGTTTTACCAGGCGTGGCAAAAGTACCGCATCGAGCAGGCCGGCCACAGCGGCGCCTTCCTGTCGCGCCTGCTGGCCCTGGCCGCGTGCCAGCCGGGCCAGGGCCAGGACCAATACCAGGCGGCGACCGGCCTGTACAGCGGCTTGCTGCAGCAACGCAACATCTCCTCCATCGTCATGGCGCGCATCCTTGCCGACCACTTTGGCGTGCCCTGTCACATCGACGAAGCGACGGGGGGCATGGACGTGCTGGCGCCGCGCGAACAAACGGCGCTGGGCATGGCCAATGCCGTGCTGGGCCAGCGCGCCACCATCGGCGAGCGCTGCCGCCGCCCCGACCTGGCCGTACGCCTGCGCCTCGGTCCGCTCACGGCGCAGCAGCACGCCAGCTTCCTGCCGCGCGCCCCTGGCAGCGAAGCGCTGCGGCACATGCTGATGCTGTTCGGCCAGCCGCTCGTGCGCTACGAGATCGTACTGGTGTTGCGCGCCAGCGAGGTGCGGGGACTGGCATTGACGACCGCGCCACAAGGCGGACTCGGCTGCAACAGTTTCCTCGGCGATGCAGCATCACCGCGCGACCGCGACGACATGCATTACGAAATGCAATTGATGCCCTCACTCAAAGATTGA